One genomic segment of Erythrolamprus reginae isolate rEryReg1 chromosome 2, rEryReg1.hap1, whole genome shotgun sequence includes these proteins:
- the FUT10 gene encoding alpha-(1,3)-fucosyltransferase 10, with translation MKRIKKRRFWASCFCFMAFFFLLITFQVVVELGKSEQLTSKNSVSYNDAFREDEFQKYPPLFFKKPKLDHNAGKKLHRGTYPILLWWSPLTGESGRQAQCGEDVCFFTINRTYQHNPMTKAFLFYGTDFSIHSLPLPRRDYHDWALFHEESPKNNYKLFQPPAITLFNHTATFSRHSHLPLTTQYLESIEALRSLKYTVSLQKKNSLRKRLAPLVYVQSDCDPPSDRDNYVKELMAHIEIDSYGDCLHNRDLPDHLRNPSSMDSDSFYRILAQYKFVLAFENSICEDYITEKLWRPLKLGVVPVYYGSPKIQDWLPSNKSAILVTDFPHPKDLAQHIKALDADDKEYVAYLEWKLKGAISNRQLLTVIKERTWGVQDIMKDNYIDAFECMVCSRVWENIRRQAKGMPPRRWKAEANHLSCPSPQAFSFDPLGVQRTVLQDVWRSSFEQSKREARALQQLVERNRNFTTLEFWTLVFRD, from the exons ATGAAAAGAATTAAGAAGAGAAGATTTTGGGCATCTTGCTTCTGCTTTatggctttcttttttctcctgatCACTTTCCAG GTGGTTGTGGAACTGGGCAAGTCTGAACAGTTGACCTCCAAAAACTCAGTTTCATACAACGATGCTTTCAGAGAAGATGAGTTCCAGAAATACCCTCCTCTGTTTTTCAAAAAGCCAAAACTTGACCACAATGCTGGAAAAAAATTGCACAGAGGCACATATCCCATCTTGCTGTGGTGGTCTCCTCTCACGGGAGAATCTGGACGGCAGGCTCAGTGTGGCGAGGATGTTTGCTTCTTTACCATCAACAGGACTTACCAACACAATCCTATGACTAAAGCCTTTCTTTTTTACG GTACTGATTTCAGCATACACAGCTTACCTCTGCCTCGTAGAGATTATCATGATTGGGCTCTTTTTCACGAGGAGTCCCCCAAAAACAACTACAAGCTTTTCCAACCGCCTGCCATCACTTTGTTCAACCACACAGCCACTTTCAGCCGCCACTCACACCTACCGCTTACTACCCAGTACCTTGAAAGTATTGAGGCCTTGAGGTCCCTGAAGTACACAGTTTCTTTGCAAAAAAAGAACAGCTTGCGAAAGAGACTTGCGCCCCTGGTTTATGTACAATCTGATTGTGACCCTCCCTCTGACAGAGACAACTATGTAAAGGAACTGATGGCTCACATtgaaattgattcctatggggattGTTTGCATAATAGAGACCTTCCCGACCATCTCCGCAATCCATCCTCCATGGACAGCGATAGTTTTTACAGAATACTAGCTCAGTATAAATTCGTCCTGGCTTTTGAGAATTCCATCTGTGAAGATTATATCACTGAAAAACTCTGGAGGCCACTAAAGCTGGGAGTTGTGCCTGTTTATTATGGCTCTCCCAAAATTCAAGACTGGCTTCCAAGCAACAAGAGTGCCATTCTCGTCACAGATTTTCCGCACCCAAAGGACTTGGCTCAGCATATCAAAGCTTTGGATGCGGATGACAAGGAATATGTGGCCTACCTTGAATGGAAGTTGAAAGGTGCCATTTCCAACAGGCAACTGCTTACTGTTATCAAAGAGCGTACATGGGGAGTGCAGGATATCATGAAAGACAACTACATAGATGCCTTTGAGTGCATGGTGTGCTCCAGGGTATGGGAAAATATCAGGAGACAAGCAAAA GGAATGCCACCAAGAAGATGGAAGGCAGAAGCAAACCATCTCAGCTGCCCCAGTCCTCAAGCGTTTTCCTTCGATCCTCTCGGTGTTCAGAGAACTGTTCTCCAGGACGTGTGGAGATCAAGCTTTGAACAGTCTAAGAGAGAAGCCCGTGCACTGCAGCAGCTGGTAGAAAGGAACAGGAATTTCACAACCCTGGAATTTTGGACTCTGGTTTTTAGAGACTAG